The genome window CAGGCAATTGATTTCATTATAATGCAAAAAAGAATATACACACCATCAGGAGTTTCATACAGAAGAATCAGTGAAGTTGCAGAAGTAGTTGGCTCAGAAGAGGGAGTAATCCAATTGAATAAAATTTTTGAATGGAATCCTGAAACCGACAGCATTGAAAACGTGAGCATTTCAAGCAAAACATTGACCCAAATTGCAAACTTAAGTGGAAAATCACTGTATGAAATTAATAAGGAGATTGAAAATAGAGAGTTATTGCTTAAACATATGGCAAATCAAAACATTCATCGTGAAAATGAAGTCAATACCATTTTAGAGATGTATTATGCAAATCCTCAAAAAGTTCTAAACAGAATCCTTTTAAACGGGTGATATTATTTTTAAAAAATTCTTTATTGCTCTGGGAGGAATGTTCCTGTTTGTGGTGAACTCCATAAAAGGCATTTCTCTAAAAGATATCAAAATTAAAAAAGAGAATAATTCCAAACTGGATTTAAAAATGTTTTCCAGAATAAATTTTGAAAGCGAAAATGAAAATCCAAAAAAGAATGAAGATAAAATCTACATAATCAGAAATAAACTGGTCAAATACTTCCTTAACAAAAAAACCATAATTCTTCTGATTGCAGTTTTATTTTTGATAACCTATCTCACCAGTTTTGAAATTGGAGGCATTTATTTAATCCTAATCACAATGACTTACACATTCCTGATTTATTATCCTCAGATTAAAGAAAAAAACAGCTATTCAGATTTGAATCAGGAACTTCCCTATGCATTGAGACATATGAGCATAGAACTGAAGTCGGGAAAGGGATTGCATGATACCATGCTGACAATTAAAAATTCAAATTACGGATCTCTGTCAAAGGAATTTACACGGGTTCTGGAAGAGATAAAGTTCGGAAAACAAACTGAAGAGTCCTTGCAGGAGATGTCACATAGGGTCAACTCAGAGGGCTTAAGCAGAACCATCCATCAAATAATCGGCACATTGCGAGTTGGAGGCAATCTGGCAAACAGCCTGGACATCATTGCAAAAGACATTTCCTTTGAAACCCAAATAAAGCTAAAGGAATATTCTCAAAAATTGAACTCATTTATTCTGATTTACACATTCATAGCAATTTTAGCACCTGTCATCATTTTGATAATGCTTATGGCTGGATCAACGGTAATGGGAGATGTGATTTCTGGAAATCTATTAATATTAATCTATTCATTATTTTTCCCACTAGTGATTATGTTAATGGGAATTTTCATCAAAAAATTAGAGCCTAAAATTTAAAAAAATCCTATAAAAAAAGAGATAATATTGGTGTTTATTTTTTTTGAGGAGATTGTAAACACCAACGACTTTTTGGAAAATTTTTGGCAGAAGAATTTTCCATTTATATTAAATTAGAA of uncultured Methanobrevibacter sp. contains these proteins:
- a CDS encoding type II secretion system F family protein; translated protein: MFLFVVNSIKGISLKDIKIKKENNSKLDLKMFSRINFESENENPKKNEDKIYIIRNKLVKYFLNKKTIILLIAVLFLITYLTSFEIGGIYLILITMTYTFLIYYPQIKEKNSYSDLNQELPYALRHMSIELKSGKGLHDTMLTIKNSNYGSLSKEFTRVLEEIKFGKQTEESLQEMSHRVNSEGLSRTIHQIIGTLRVGGNLANSLDIIAKDISFETQIKLKEYSQKLNSFILIYTFIAILAPVIILIMLMAGSTVMGDVISGNLLILIYSLFFPLVIMLMGIFIKKLEPKI